Part of the Planctomycetia bacterium genome is shown below.
CGACGCCGGACCCAGGCGCCATGACGGCGCATGAAATCGAGTTCTTCGGCCGCAAGTTGTATTTCGTGAATGGCTTCGCGGCGAACGATCCGGAATCGACCGAGCAGATTTGGAACCTGGCGATCGCCCGCTTTCCGGACGTCGAACGCCGCATCGCGATCTTCAATTGCCGCGCGGATCGCCCCGATCGCTCTCGGCAATTGGCCATAGCCTGTGCGGCCTGGCAACCGGCCGATCACTACATCCTGATCGGTTCCGGCGCCTACATCTTCGCCCGGGCGGCGGAGAAGGCCGGTATGAACCTGTTGAAGTTCACCTTCGCTGAGGATCGGCGGGTCGAAGAGATTTTCGAAACGGTGGTGGAATTGGCCGGCGCATCGGCGCTAGTCATGGGCATGGCCAATATCGGCGGCCCAGGGCTGGACGTGGTGCGCTACTTTGCGAATCGCGGCCGGCCGAAACACCACGCGGAAACCGCGCGTCAGCGAGCGCCGGTCGAGGCCTTCACGTGAAGCAGAACTGACTCGGTAGGTTTTCGAACAAACTGGGAGGATAGGTCACGGCATGGACACGGTGTCACTCGCGATCGGTCTCGGGCTGGTCGTTAGTTTGTTGTTTTCCGAACTGTTCGGGCTCGCCGCCGGCGGCATGGTGGTGCCGGGCTATATCGCTTTGCGCCTCGGCTCGCCCGTCGACGTTGCGTTGACGCTGGCCGCGGCGTTTGCCACGTATCTGATCGTCCATGCGCTGTCCACGATCACGATCGTGTATGGCAAGCGGCGCACCGTGCTGATGGTGCTGGTCGGCTACCTGGTTGGCATCTTCGTGAGCCGCGTATCGTTTGGCGCACTGGAAGTGGAACCGCTGTTGGGCGGCGCGGAATTCGCGGTGATCGGACACATCATTCCTGGCTTGATTGCCATCTGGATCGATCGGCAAGGGTTGCTGGAAACGCTAAGTACGCTGCTGACCGCATCCGCCGTAGTGCGTTTGTCGCTGATCTTGGCGCTCGGCACGGAGTTGGCGCTATGAAGAAAATCTATTGGAAGCCCCAGGCGATTTCCCGCCGGGCGCTCGCATTGATCGCGGTGTTGTCCTTGGCCGGCGTGGCCATTGTCGAGCGCTTTCCGGTCGAAGCGCCACAGCCGAACTACGCCGAGAAAATCGCCGCCGCGGAACTCGCCGACGCCGCGCTGGTCGCGGTCAAGGAAGCCCGGCTGGGGCAGGGAATTCCCATCGATTCCTCCAGCGATCCCATGGAAAGCGGGCTGATCGGCGTGCCGATGAGCGGCGCCACGACGGTGATCGGCCATTTGCGGGCAAAGCAGGTCTCCGTAAACCCGAACTTCGCCGCCGTGATTGTGGAGATGCTGCAAAAGGCTGGCGTGCGTCGTGGAGATACCGTTGCCATCGGCGTCTCGGGTTCATTTCCGGCAACGAATTGCTGCGTGTACGCCGCCGTCGAATCGCTGGAGTTAAAGCCGGTCATCATTTCCA
Proteins encoded:
- the pgsC gene encoding poly-gamma-glutamate biosynthesis protein PgsC, with the translated sequence MDTVSLAIGLGLVVSLLFSELFGLAAGGMVVPGYIALRLGSPVDVALTLAAAFATYLIVHALSTITIVYGKRRTVLMVLVGYLVGIFVSRVSFGALEVEPLLGGAEFAVIGHIIPGLIAIWIDRQGLLETLSTLLTASAVVRLSLILALGTELAL